A stretch of the Ischnura elegans chromosome 5, ioIscEleg1.1, whole genome shotgun sequence genome encodes the following:
- the LOC124158948 gene encoding uncharacterized protein LOC124158948 isoform X2, translated as MLVVRAIVLLALISTTAVAEHPDTTTAPARRRHRPRTKQHQRRGWSPKEDVRAVDRDAAAPTAPEGLASPATDGRGADGARQSTPGSADGAASELLMRGAVLGPWDSTSTPDGGARGRRRKVVKRRRGEWTGKRQRQRKGTSEEPGAATGLEGREVEWIGGGETGGSAGNEGGRGHGVGSAWNATRSGHYPPVRLEAIQSGPKADVVRRAVNLSNLDLTCLVGASTGRGGLMAAPAINGGRVVKYLRRKNPNPPFQRFLVAMYKCEGGYQLANPATDRLFCSKNTWVGKKPRCLGAGEFHPEIQAEAVDPCKEEETTEDGQTRKRCDHSCSVVKGEAVCSCFKGYRLDPEDKRTCRDIDECEENLHKCQGICSNRPGSFKCSCPTGLRLAGDDKTCLDVNECLLRNGHGPCQDTCENTHGSYACGCDGIPGTRLSPKDSHSCEDIDECEDGAAGCSHDCVNTFGSAFCTCPDGFLLGGDWKTCQDIDECAAMEASGEDNLCEHGCLNTLGSFECLPAPTTTTTTTETPEVGIPPAEQKDGGRREEERGREVEELSRKEEEDENEDDEYGDDDEEDGEDEEDYEEEEDDENEDEGGEEDEDEENGEENEGEDEKAEDITEESKSAEDATSERPREEDKETGEREINEGDEDVTESATEYKTGREAEDKTEKESEDNTKEEESDGEEGESQKEGEEETTEATTTNVPTTDHEVTDVTKPATEESTQANRETNETREPEVENGRDEDEGESTEATTRKSETAEETGTKTEKGQTGRDDGKESHPDEGNGEVTNGVERDDEKETEEEGGEEREEDDNEGDDEEEDDEEGDEGEDEEGDEDEGDEEAEDEVEEDGGHSGVDSVEETHSRVGGGSEGAGEETNEIPTGEEDGRREGSAVDPGEATVDVGEGSGGDEVDGRASEGGAEDGEEEPNEIKAENIPLFPLHCHDGYRKVNKTDVEDGYAIEMCEDIDECDEGFHDCLGLCVNTPGSYDCTCLAGYVLNKETKACEDIDECSEDASICSHECINEVGSYRCICQDGYRFLPGSGVCEDINECNDGANCSHICINIPGSYDCDCPAGLELAEDVINCEDIDECLLEADEVNCSHTCVNTYGSFRCDCREGFTLSEDGFSCDDVDECAIGKPCEQDCVNTHGGFQCLCRDGYELSSDGRSCDDVDECKGEHLCSHSCVNIDNGYFCQCPPGYTLGADNRTCEDVDECLRTNFVDLTENLAATSSDGCSHICENTPGSYVCKCPEGYELKEDGKTCEDINECEPGDYAEGAESSEEEVRGPEEASLDGPCSHMCVNLVGHFRCECPKGYVLSSDERTCEDVDECIVDNGGCSHLCANREGYSECACPPGHQLGEDGKTCLETDMCRDSGNNGGCSHECHNVLGGKGVRCGCPLGLRLAAEDDKTCEDVNECSPLGGANCSHVCVNTLGSFRCECPEGYRLSRDDLVTCVDLDECTNGGGADCEQGCRNVPGSFECTCREGYRLKEDNAHCEDVNECLENRGGCSHQCTNTEGGYFCTCREGYVMDGRGRCADIDECAEDNGGCSTVCHNTPGSYRCGCPKGFRLHRNGKTCEDIDECSVDNGGCSHICINTVGGFRCDCRPGFRPSRRRSNGKENYARLQNHRARHIHSRYCEDVDECMRNNGGCSHGCVNTHGSYRCTCPVGLTLNSTLGGKMCTDIDECSTGRDKCSQVCVNTEGSFKCVCENGYRLVDGWSCEDIDECGEINPCNHSCFNTPGSYKCICPTGYKLEYNECHDVDECATQNRCSHGCVNTLGSYHCTCPIGFYINGSECVDVDECTRDSPCSHGCVNTRGGYRCTCPTGYIVQGNTCYDIDECKVDNPCSHECINIPGSYKCECPTGYRQVGKICQDIDECDEYNPCGYHCKNEPGSYRCMCPKGHRLYGDECRDINECMEEKPCSHACVNTIGSYRCSCPSGYRLEGKVCLEVNECPKGMHSKGGHCVAEGCPSMAPFPWGELHCSPEVQPGSEKIYRVGTRCVVRCHQGFKSVAPPSVMLCTSEGKWISEVTTGHSSHGNSTCIHTLRPFIQCPPNMKLSLPGQQRTMHVRIPQPKSNMEWSRYIDSVPAWGKNLEAELSPGTTIVTFYARSPMSNVTAMCRLFIEVLDLEAPYVSNCPRSFEIQLEPGETSRAIFWGEPIFKDNIQVKRVQQSKHPGEYLPIGIHRVTYTATDESGNTAHCHFVIHVKGTDPGNHFTSFKAPQKVFICPHLKQGELIHIYPWQVPIGCHPIRSRRPSTATPTEGQNSLQAGHSGNLANGRTAQDQKQSLKLLRSKWQAGQEMAGRRQQHDRVLVTIREPARGTKERQKQGMFLMRQHCCP; from the exons CTTGGAATGCAACGCGCTCCGGACACTACCCCCCGGTGAGGCTAGAGGCGATCCAATCTGGTCCAAAGGCTGATGTTGTACGGCGAGCCGTCAATCTCTCCAATCTTGACTTGACGTGCCTTGTGGGAGCCTCAACTGGACGAGGAGGACTAATGGCCGCACCGGCAATTAATGGAGGAAGAGTTGTCAAGTACTTAAG GCGAAAAAACCCTAATCCACCCTTTCAACGCTTCCTAGTGGCCATGTACAAGTGCGAGGGCGGTTATCAGTTGGCCAATCCAGCAACAGATAGACTGTTCTGCAGTAAAAACACTTGGGTAGGCAAGAAACCCCGGTGCTTGGGAGCAGGCGAATTTCACCCTGAGATTCAAG CCGAAGCAGTTGACCCGTGCAAAGAGGAGGAAACAACCGAAGACGGACAGACGAGGAAGCGCTGCGACCACTCGTGCTCTGTTGTCAAAGGAGAGGCCGTCTGCAGCTGCTTCAAGGGCTATCGCCTTGATCCAGAAGACAAGAGGACTTGCAGAG ACATCGACGAGTGCGAAGAGAATTTGCACAAATGCCAAGGTATATGCTCCAACCGGCCAGGATCCTTCAAATGCAGCTGCCCCACTGGATTAAGACTGGCTGGAGATGACAAGACTTGCCTGG ACGTGAACGAGTGCCTGCTGAGGAACGGCCACGGCCCGTGCCAGGACACGTGCGAGAACACGCACGGGAGCTACGCGTGCGGCTGCGACGGCATCCCGGGCACGCGCCTCTCGCCCAAAGATTCTCATTCGTGCGAAGACATAGACGAGTGCGAGGACGGAGCCGCGGGCTGCTCCCACGACTGCGTCAACACCTTCGGCTCTGCCTTCTGCACTTGCCCCGACGGATTCCTCCTCGGAGGCGACTGGAAAACGTGCCAAG ACATCGACGAATGCGCGGCGATGGAGGCCAGCGGAGAAGACAATTTGTGTGAGCACGGTTGCCTAAACACCCTGGGGTCTTTCGAGTGCCTGCCAGCGCCGACCACGACGACGACGACCACGGAAACTCCGGAGGTCGGAATTCCACCAGCGGAGCAGAAAGACGGAGGAAGacgggaggaggagaggggacgAGAGGTTGAGGAATTGTcgagaaaggaggaggaagatgagaACGAAGATGATGAATACggagatgatgatgaagaagatggagaagacgAAGAGGATTATGAAGAGGAAGAGGACGATGAAAACGAAGATGAAGGTGGAGAGGAAGACGAAGATGAAGAAAACGGAGAGGAAAACGAGGGTGAAGACGAAAAAGCGGAGGATATTACTGAGGAAAGCAAAAGTGCAGAAGATGCGACTAGCGAAAGGCCGCGGGAGGAGGACAAAGAGACAGGGGAAAGAGAGATAAATGAAGGAGACGAAGACGTAACAGAGAGTGCAACCGAGTACAAAACAGGGAGGGAAGCTGAAGATAAAACGGAAAAGGAATCCGAGGATAACACAAAAGAGGAAGAAAGCGATGGAGAGGAGGGAGAGAGCCAAAAAGAAGGGGAAGAGGAAACTACAGAGGCGACCACCACCAACGTACCAACCACCGATCACGAGGTAACGGACGTCACGAAGCCGGCGACAGAAGAGTCCACTCAAGCAAACCGCGAAACAAACGAGACGCGAGAACCGGAGGTGGAAAATGGACGAGACGAGGATGAAGGGGAGAGTACGGAAGCGACCACGCGAAAATCGGAAACCGCAGAGGAAACTGGGACAAAGACGGAGAAAGGTCAAACGGGGAGGGACGATGGGAAAGAGTCACATCCCGATGAGGGAAACGGTGAGGTCACGAACGGAGTTGAGAGGGATGACGAAAAGGAAACGGAGGAAGAGGGCggagaagagagagaggaagacgaTAACGAAGGAGatgatgaagaagaagatgatgaagAAGGTGATGAAGGAGAGGATGAAGAAGGAGATGAAGACGAGGGCGATGAAGAAGCAGAGGATGAAGTAGAAGAAGATGGTGGTCATAGTGGTGTTGACAGTGTGGAGGAGACCCATAGCCGCGTGGGTGGCGGAAGTGAAGGGGCGGGCGAGGAGACCAACGAAATACCGACGGGAGAGGAGGATGGCCGCCGCGAGGGGTCGGCGGTGGACCCGGGGGAGGCGACGGTTGATGTCGGGGAGGGCAGCGGAGGCGACGAGGTGGACGGGAGAGCGTCGGAGGGGGGAGCGGAAGACGGGGAGGAGGAACCGAACGAGATCAAGGCGGAGAATATCCCTCTATTCCCGCTGCACTGCCACGACGGCTACCGGAAAGTCAATAAGACGGACGTGGAGGATGGATACGCCATCGAAATGTGCGAGG ACATAGACGAATGCGACGAGGGTTTCCACGACTGTCTTGGACTCTGCGTCAACACGCCCGGAAGCTACGACTGCACATGCCTAGCTGGGTATGTCCTCAATAAGGAAACGAAAGCGTGCGAAGACATAGATGAGTGCTCGGAGGACGCGAGCATCTGCTCGCACGAATGCATCAACGAAGTGGGCAGTTACCGATGCATTTGTCAGGACGGCTATCGTTTCCTCCCGGGGTCTGGAGTCTGCGAGGATATCAACGAATGCAACGATGGGGCAAACTGTTCCCACATCTGCATCAACATCCCTGGGAGCTACGACTGCGATTGTCCAGCAGGTCTCGAGCTGGCCGAGGACGTGATCAACTGCGAGGACATTGACGAGTGCCTCCTGGAAGCTGACGAAGTGAACTGCTCCCATACCTGCGTTAACACCTACGGCAGCTTCCGCTGCGATTGCCGTGAAGGGTTCACACTAAGCGAAGACGGGTTCTCTTGCGATGACGTGGACGAGTGTGCGATTGGCAAACCATGCGAGCAGGACTGCGTTAACACGCATGGTGGGTTCCAGTGTCTTTGCCGAGACGGTTACGAACTATCGAGCGATGGAAGGAGTTGTGATGACGTGGACGAATGCAAGGGGGAGCATCTATGCTCTCATTCATGCGTAAATATCGATAATGGCTATTTTTGCCAGTGTCCACCGGGGTACACCTTAGGTGCTGACAACAGGACTTGCGAAGACGTCGACGAATGTCTGCGGACCAACTTCGTGGATCTAACGGAAAACTTGGCGGCCACCTCTTCCGACGGCTGCAGCCACATCTGCGAAAACACCCCCGGAAGCTACGTGTGCAAATGCCCGGAGGGATATGAGCTCAAGGAAGACGGAAAGACTTGCGAGGACATCAACGAATGCGAACCGGGAGACTACGCCGAGGGAGCTGAATCTTCGGAGGAAGAAGTAAGAGGACCGGAAGAAGCCTCCCTCGACGGTCCGTGCTCTCACATGTGCGTCAACCTCGTGGGCCACTTCCGATGCGAGTGTCCCAAAGGATACGTCCTCTCTAGCGACGAGAGGACCTGCGAAGATGTGGACGAGTGCATAGTGGACAACGGAGGGTGCTCCCACCTGTGCGCCAACCGCGAAGGTTACAGCGAGTGCGCGTGTCCTCCAGGGCACCAACTGGGCGAAGACGGTAAGACCTGCCTAGAAACCGACATGTGCAGAGACAGTGGGAACAACGGAGGGTGCTCCCACGAGTGCCACAACGTCCTGGGCGGGAAGGGAGTGAGGTGCGGCTGTCCGCTGGGTCTGAGATTGGCCGCCGAAGACGACAAAACGTGCGAGGACGTGAACGAGTGCAGCCCGCTAGGTGGAGCCAACTGTTCCCACGTATGTGTCAACACTTTGGGCAGCTTCCGCTGCGAGTGTCCCGAAGGATACAGGCTGAGCCGAGACGATCTGGTGACATGTGTTGACCTTGACGAGTGTACCAATGGCGGGGGTGCAGACTGCGAGCAAGGGTGCCGGAACGTACCGGGGTCCTTCGAGTGCACGTGCCGGGAGGGTTACCGCCTGAAAGAGGACAATGCACACTGCGAGGACGTGAACGAGTGCTTGGAGAACAGAGGCGGATGTTCACACCAATGCACGAACACAGAGGGCGGATATTTCTGCACCTGCAGGGAGGGATATGTGATGGACGGGAGGGGAAGGTGTGCCGACATAGACGAGTGCGCGGAGGACAACGGAGGTTGCTCCACCGTGTGCCACAACACGCCCGGAAGCTACCGTTGCGGGTGCCCCAAGGGCTTCAGGCTGCACCGGAACGGAAAAACGTGCGAGGACATTGACGAGTGCAGTGTAGACAACGGGGGTTGCTCTCACATCTGTATCAATACGGTGGGCGGGTTCCGGTGCGATTGCCGGCCAGGATTCCGGCCCTCTAGGAGACGATCCAACGGCAAAGAAAACTACGCCAGACTTCAAAATCACCGCGCCAGACACATTCACTCGAGATACTGCGAGGATGTGGATGAGTGCATGAGGAACAATGGGGGTTGCTCTCACGGATGCGTGAACACTCATGGAAGTTATAGGTGCACGTGTCCAGTTGGCCTCACTCTCAATTCAACACTTGGTGGAAAAATGTGCACCGATATTGATGAGTGCTCCACTGGTAGGGACAAGTGTTCTCAGGTGTGTGTGAACACAGAGGGAAGTTTTAAGTGTGTTTGTGAAAATGGTTATAGGCTAGTCGATGGCTGGAGTTGTGAGGATATAGATGAGTGTGGTGAAATAAATCCCTGCAATCATAGTTGTTTTAACACTCCTGGTAGCTATAAATGCATTTGTCCCACAGGTTACAAATTGGAATATAATGAATGCCATGATGTTGATGAATGTGCGACACAAAATCGATGCTCACATGGGTGTGTGAATACTCTAGGAAGTTATCACTGTACCTGTCCCATAGGTTTTTACATCAATGGATCAGAATGCGTTGATGTTGATGAGTGCACACGAGACTCACCATGTTCCCATGGCTGTGTCAATACACGTGGAGGATATCGCTGTACTTGCCCGACTGGCTACATTGTTCAAGGCAACACGTGCTATGATATTGATGAGTGTAAAGTGGATAACCCCTGTTCTCATGAGTGCATAAACATTCCAGGCAGTTATAAATGTGAATGTCCTACTGGCTATCGGCAGGTGGGAAAGATATGCCAGGATATTGATGAATGTGATGAGTATAACCCTTGTGGATATCACTGCAAGAATGAGCCAGGAAGTTATAGGTGCATGTGCCCTAAGGGCCATAGGTTATATGGTGATGAGTGCAGAGATATCAATGAGTGTATGGAAGAAAAACCATGCTCTCATGCTTGTGTCAATACAATTGGAAGCTACCGGTGTAGTTGCCCATCTGGATACAGACTCGAAGGTAAAGTGTGCCTTGAAGTCAATGAATGTCCAAAAGGAATGCATTCTAAAGGAGGCCACTGCGTAGCTGAAGGATGCCCTAGTATGGCTCCATTTCCATGGGGGGAATTACATTGCTCCCCTGAAGTTCAACCAGGCTCAGAAAAGATTTATAGGGTAGGAACAAGATGTGTTGTGAGATGTCATCAAGGCTTCAAGTCAGTGGCACCCCCTTCAGTTATGCTGTGCACCTCAGAGGGGAAATGGATAAGTGAAGTGACCACAGGTCACTCTTCACATGGAAATAGCACCTGTATCC ATACTCTACGCCCATTCATCCAATGTCCTCCGAACATGAAATTGAGCCTCCCAGGGCAGCAACGAACCATGCATGTCAGGATACCTCAGCCTAAGTCAAACATGGAATGGTCAAG GTACATTGATTCAGTGCCAGCATGGGGGAAAAATCTTGAAGCTGAATTGTCTCCAGGAACAACTATTGTCACATTTTATGCCCGCAGTCCAATGAGCAATGTGACAGCAATGTGCAGACTTTTCATAGAAGTATTAG ACTTAGAGGCACCATATGTCTCAAACTGCCCTCGGTCATTTGAAATTCAACTGGAGCCTGGAGAGACTTCAAGAGCTATATTTTGGGGAGAGCCAATTTTTAAGGACAACATTCAAGTAAAGAGAGTGCAACAGTCTAag CACCCAGGAGAATACCTGCCCATTGGTATTCATCGTGTAACTTACACTGCAACTGATGAGAGTGGAAATACAGCTCATTGTCATTTTGTAATTCATGTTAAAG GTACTGATCCTGGTAACCACTTCACA TCATTTAAAGCACCACAAAAAGTGTTCATCTGCCCACATTTGAAACAAGGAGAATTAATCCACATTTACCCA TGGCAGGTTCCTATAGGATGCCATCCCATCCGAAGCAGACGACCATCCACAGCAACTCCAACTGAAGGCCAGAACAGTCTCCAGGCTGGTCATTCAGGGAACCTAG CTAACGGAAGGACAGCACAAGACCAGAAGCAGTCTCTAAAATTACTAAGATCTAAGTGGCAGGCTGGACAAGAGATGGCAGGCCGAAGACAACAGCATGATAGGGTTCTGGTCACAATAAGGGAGCCTGCACGAGGCACCAAGGAGAGACAAAAACAAGGGATGTTTCTCATGAGACAGCACTGTTGCCCTTGA